A window of Methanobrevibacter sp. genomic DNA:
ACTTTTCCCAATATTGGCATTCCAATTGGCTATCGTTCTTGTTGTGGTTCTTATTGTTGGAATCATCGGTATGGTGGATGACCTGATTGTATTGTCATCTAAGGAAAAGCTGTTCCTGCTCTTTTTGGCCGGTATTCCTTTATGGTGGATTGCACCTCCTAATGTTGGCCTTTTGTATATGCTCTTGATTCCAATAGCAGTTTCAATCTGTTCAAATCTAACCAATATGCTTGCTGGATTGAATGGTATTGAATCAGGTCTTGGTGTTATTTCAATGACTTCCCTTACAATCAGCTGCATCATTTTAGGAAAATACGATGTTGCAATCATCAGCATGAGCATGCTAGGTACCTTAATCGCTTTCCTCTATTACAACAAGTATCCTGCCAAGGTTTTCCCTGGGGATACAGGTACACTTGTCATTGGGGCGACCATTGCAGCTATTGCATTTATCGGTAGGGTAAAGCTAATTGCATTCATTGTTCTTTTGCCAAACATTATAGATGCATCACTTAAATTCTATAGTGCAGGAGTTATGGAAAGGCAACAGCACAAGCCAACCCAATTGAATGAGGATGGAAAATTGGTAAGGCCGGATCAAGGATTCAAATCCCTAATCAGATTGGTTTTAAGAAAACCGGTTGATGAAAAGACTGCAGTGATGATGATTTGGGCTATCGGCATCATATTTGGTATTATTGGAATAATTGTAGCTATATTAATGCCTGGAGTTACCCATAATCAAACATTTGCGCAATTCATCCATTTGAAGGATTATTTCTATTATTTAGGTTAGAATATTTATCTTAACTTAATTATTTTTCTTCCATATTTTTCTTTTTTTATTTCACTATTTTTTCTATTTTCAATTGTTTTTTCATTATTTTACATTTCTTATATTTTCTAATAAGTCAAACCCAAACTACATTTCCAGTTGTAAAGCTGTATTTGTTGGAAAATGCAGGATTGAACAGTTTGTTTGTAATGTTCTCTGTTT
This region includes:
- a CDS encoding glycosyltransferase 4 family protein — protein: MSSLISIPTMPLVVIALICGILSFISTRLVMPWLIQKLEKAEIIGKDIHKSSRPIVAEMGGIGILFGFIIGIFVGIILFPILAFQLAIVLVVVLIVGIIGMVDDLIVLSSKEKLFLLFLAGIPLWWIAPPNVGLLYMLLIPIAVSICSNLTNMLAGLNGIESGLGVISMTSLTISCIILGKYDVAIISMSMLGTLIAFLYYNKYPAKVFPGDTGTLVIGATIAAIAFIGRVKLIAFIVLLPNIIDASLKFYSAGVMERQQHKPTQLNEDGKLVRPDQGFKSLIRLVLRKPVDEKTAVMMIWAIGIIFGIIGIIVAILMPGVTHNQTFAQFIHLKDYFYYLG